GTAGTGCTACAAGCAAAAAAGAGTGTCTATATGTTGTCAACTTGTCTGCAGCTTGATGGGCGATGAGGACATAGAGAATAAAGCTTAATGAAGCTGTAAGAAACGCTAGCAGTATATGTCTTGCATTCATATGGTCACTTTTCCTTAATCTATTCTAAAAGGGTGTCTTGCCGGTATATTCCGCATTGCAGTAATGAAAATTCCAGTTCTTACGTCGAAAAGCCTCATCCTCCCTGTCTTCGCGTTACGTTACTGGTTTGAATTTGCATTTCATTCTCAATGGGATCTTGAAAAAAAACAACGTGGATCCGTTGTTTTTTATGCACCTGCCAAGTGCCCCTGAGAAGTTAATGCACACCTTGACAATAAGTGTCAATATAAACTTGCCGTTACATCGTAGACGCAGGCACCCCCATAAGGAACACTCCCTCGCCAATCCACAGGCCATGGTAGGCACGCCACGCATCCCGCTCTTCAGGTAATATGATGTGCTCCACCGCTATGGTGTAAGGCTGAGGAAGCAGGGCGCGCACTGCCGGGCCCAGGCGGGGAAGATCGCTTTTTTCCAGAGTCACGGGCAATTCTATTGTGCTGTGCTGATGCAGCACTTCGTTTTGGATGAGCTCCGAGAGCTGCGACCACAGGTCGGGCGTGTGCTGTGATGCTGGCGGTTGCTGGTGACCGTTGAGCCGCAGGCGGAAATCAAAATGGGTGGTCTGCCTTGCCAGTGCCGGTCTGGACCGTATGTACCTGTTGTTGCACAACTGTTCATGACGCATCACGGCGGAGTTGCACTGGTCGTGCACACGGTAGAAATAGAGGCGCTCCGGTATGAAGTGTACCTTATCCGGCCCGGCAAGCTCTGCCATGGGCAGGTAGAGCGAAAGGTCGCCAGCCGCGCGGAAGTATCTCCCGCTTTCATCGCGGAACGTGGCATCGTCCAGAAGCCCGAACAGGTAAGCTTTGAATGAGCGTAGCTGCGAGAAGCACCATGCCTGTTCGCGAACAGGCACGCCGCGCAGCAGCGGGCCGCCGATGGAGTGTTTCTGTCTCTCAATGGTCTCATCGGTATACACAATGTCGTAGCCCTGCTGATGGGCATCCCACAAGCGTTGCAGGCAGTCCGGGCGGATAAAATCGTCCCCGTCCAGCACGGCCACCACATCGGATGGAGCAAGGTGGAGTGAACGCAGCGTGGCCAGCGTGTTGCCCATGAGCCATGCCCGCTGGAAGCCCGAATGCACCGTTATGCGCGGGTCATCGGCTGCGTGGCGGGATGCGAGGCGTGCCGTTCTGTCCTGCGAGGCATCGTCTGCAACCAGGGCGGTCCATTGTGTAAAGGCCTGATTCCGCAAAGAATCAAGGCAGATATCAATGTAGCGCTCGCAGTTGTAGCACGGGATGACCACATGGAACCGGCTCGGGGCAAGGGCGCTTTTCGGTATGGTGTCAGGCATGGCGTTTACTCCTGAGGATGTGGGGGATTGCGGAGGGCGGTTGTCCGGTGTCAGCGGCTCAGCGAGGCGTTTCCTGTACCGCAGCCTGAAGCACCTGCGTCAGTGCCGCAAGCTGCCTTTCCCTGTCGTAGCAGGCCTGCACGTGTGCCCTTCCGGCCGCGCCCAGCGCGGCGGCAAGCGCAGGAGAGCGGGCCATGCGGCGCATGTGGTCGGCCATGGTGGCGGCATCGTGTTCATGGCACAGCAGGCCGGTGTGCTCATGCACTACGGCTTCGCGGATACCTGCATGATACGTGGCCACAACAGGCAGGCCCGAGGCAGCCGCCTCCAGCACGGCGTTGGGCGTGCCTTCCTTGTCGCCGGTGGGGGCGGTGACGGAATGCTGCACAAAACAGCGCGCCCCGCGCATAGCCTGCGCAACCTCGTCATGGGAAACGGCTCCGGGAAAAGACACGGCGTGCGCCACACCAAGGCAGGCGGCAAGGCGGATGCACGCCGGACGCAGCACACCATCACCCAGCATGACCAGAGTGGCATCGGGTATGTCGGCGTGCACGGCGGCAAAGGCCGCAAGCACCGTTTCCGGGGCCTTTTTGTCTACAAATCGCCCAACGCTGACGAACCGGGGCGGGGCATCCTGCGGCGAAGCAGCAGTGAACATGGACGCATCTACACCGTAGGGGATGACGTGCAAGCGGTCTTCGGGCGCGCCAAGGCGCAGCAGGTCCTGCCGCATTTCCTGCGAAACGGCTATAACGGCGGCGGCGTGCTCAAAGAGTGCGGCGTAGCCCGCAGCGTACTTGGCAAGCACAGGGCAGAGCGAAGCGTCGTAACCATGGAAGTGCGCCACCAGCGGAATTTGGGCCTCACGGCAGGCTGGCAGCAGGGCCACTCCCGTGGGGCCGTATTGCGCCAGCACCACATCCGTGCGGCCGGAGCGCAGAAACCGGGCCATGTTCATGGCAGCCTGCCCGTGCGTCTGCGTTTCCGCCTTGCCCGAGGGGGAGAAGAGCTGCGCAGGTTCCTGCGGCAGGCCGGGGTGTAGCACGTTGTCCGCAGTATCCCGCAGGGCCATGTGGCCTCCGTGCAGCACGGCGTGCACGCCGGATAATCCCCGGATATGGGCACGGATGAACGTTTCGCATTCCGGTCCGGGATTGGGGTGCGCAAGGCAGATGCGCAGTGCGGCACCGGAGACGCGCCCGGCGGCGGATTCCGCCTGCGGAGCGGTGCGGGGCGCATGGGCTGTTTCGGTCATGCCAGTTCCCTTTATGCCAGTTCCATTCGTGCTTGTGCCATGTATGAATGTTCCGGTCACGACTGTTCGGGTGCGGCGGGAGTGCAGGCATCAGGCAGGGGAGAAGCGCACCCGCGCTCGCCGTGCCGGGCTTCCGGTGCCGGGGTTCCTGCGTCCGCATGGGGCGCAAAAGAGGGCTTGCGGGCGGTGGCCCACAGGCCGGAGCACATGAGCCCTTCATGAAAATGGCTCGGGGGATTGTCCTGCGCGGTGAGCAGCCGGACAACCGGAGCGGCGGCGAAAGAGAGCAGGGGGCGCAGAACGCGCAGGTAGCCGCTCTGCAGGGAACGGCGGCGGATGTACAGGCCCAGCATCTGAGCCATGGCCGCATCGAACCCGCCCAGCGGCCGTACCTGCACATCGGCAAAGCCAGTTGATTGCAGCAGGCGCTCCAGCGTCCACGGGGTGTAGCGGTAGGCATCACAGGGCACATCGTGCAGGGGCCAGAGAAAGGGCACGGTCAGGAAAATCAGGCCGCCCGGTGTAAGAACGCGGTGCGCCTCTGCCAGTACGCGGGCCGGGTCCGGGCAGTGTTCCAGCACCTCGGTGAGCACCACGGCACCTGCCTTGCCCGGTTCCATGGGCAGGGTGCGTCCGTCCCATGGCATATCCCACGGCGGCGGGGCGTCATGGGGCATATCCTGAGGACCGTAGCCGCCCTGCGGCATGTCTGCCGTCAGATAGCGGGTGACGGCGGGGGCATCCAGAAACAGCGTGCGGTACGGGGCGCATCCTGCCCCCATGTCCACCACCGTTCCCCGGAACTGGGGCAGGGTGTGCGTGAGGGCGGCAAGGATGCTGCGGCGGACGGTATACAGGTCCACAAAGCCGGGGCGGCAGCGGGGGCGCAGAAACGGGTGGTGCGGGGGCAGCAGGCTGGCTGCGGCTGCCGTGAGCGCCCGGAAAGGGGTTGCGCGGTCATCCTCGCGGATGCCGACAGACGGGGGCAGGCAGAGCCTTACGGGCATGCGGACGGGCTGCGGGCGGGCAGATGCACCCTGCGTGGCGATGAGGTGCGCCCACGCATCGGCACAGGCATCGGGCGAAAACCGTTCCCGCACAAGGTCGCGGGCGTTGCGGGAAAGACGGGCAAAGGTGTGCGGGTCGCGCAGGGCACGGGCCGCTTCTTCAAGATCGCGTTCCGGTTCATGGAGCAGAAAACCGGTTTCTCCGTGGCGGATAAGTTCGGGCACGCCGCTCTCCACGGGGGTGGAAAGAGGCACAAGGCCGTGGGCCATGCCTTCCAGAAGGCACAGGGGCATTCCCTCGTATTCCGACATGAGCAGCACCGCATGGTGGGTGCGCAGCAGGGCGGGCATGTTCGCGCTGTCCTGCGGAGGCAGCAGCGTGACGCGGGCATTTGGGTGGGCGGCGAGAATAGCTTCCACCTCTGCGCGCTGCGGTCCGTTGCCCGCTATGGTTGCCTGCGTGTCCGGGAGGGTGTGCGTGAGCCTGCACAGGGAGCGCGTAACAAGGCTGATGCGTTTCTGGGTGTCGGCGAGCCTTCCGGAATAGAGGATGCGCAGGGGCTGGTCCGGGTGCATGCGCGGCAGAAAATCGTCATGGGGAAAGACCGCGCTGGAGGGAATCTGCACCACACAGGGGGTGTGTTGCTCCACCATGCGTTTGAGATGGTCGGAAACGGCAACCCACGCATCCATGGCCCGCTCCTGCGATGTGCGCAGGAAGAGTTGGGCCAGTTGCCTGTGGAACCCGTCGTCCGAGCGCAGCACGCCTATGCAGCGGATGCCGCGCCGTTTCAGGTGCATGGCGGCGTAGTAGGCGGCGGGCACGATGTTGGGGACAAACACGGCGGGCGGGCGTTGCTGCACGGCGGAGAGTATCCAGCGCACACGCTCTTCCGTGGTGGCGTGGTAGGGGGCGTGCTGGCACGGCACGCCCGACCTGTGCAGAGCGTTTAGCGTGGGGCAGGCGCGTACATCCCCGAAGGTAAGCAGCAGGCATTCCGCCTCTATGCCGCGCTCCCGCAGGGCGGGCAGCAGGCGGCGCAGTCCGGCGTTGGGCCCGCCCACATAGCCGGGGCGGTCGTAGGTGCAGAACAGGGCTTTCATGAACGTGTTCCGTGGGCTGTCTGCGCGGAAGGACGACGGGAATAAGCCGGGGCGGGCAAAGCCTTCCTGACAGATTCTGCCGCCTGAGGAACCGGTGTGGCTGGTTTGGCTTGCGCGACTGGTGATGCTGGTGATGCTGGCGATGCTGGCGAAACTGGTACAGCTGGCGTGCCGTGCGAATGGGGCGAATGCGGCACAAGAGGCCCGTCCGCAACAGCGTTCGGGTGCGCGGCGTGGCAGGGAGCGGGGAAGGGGTGCAGCAGCCGTTCCGCATCCTGCTCCGTCAGGGACCAGTGTACGGGCTGGTCCGGATGAAGGTCGAACAGGGGCAGGGCGTAGAGCAGGGGCAGGGATTCTCCGTCTGCGGTTATGCTGCCGGGGATTCCCATAACGCCAAGGGAAGTCTCGCCCCCTGTTTTATAGGCCACGCGGGGCGGTGCATCATTCTCAGATCGGGCGTCCGAGCAAGGTTCAGGCCCGTCGCCTGCCCACAGGGTGTCGGTACGCAGATAGGCCACCGCGCCGTCAAAATGCTGGAACGGAGGAAGCCACTGGCTGCCCGCAGGCTTATCCCACGGGGTTTCGCCGTCTTGCCCGCGTAGCCGTGCCCCGCCGGACGTTTCGGTCTGGAACGGCATGGTCACGCTAGGGGCGGATGCCGGAACGGACGGGGCCGTGTGCAGCCACGCGGGGTTGCAGTTGACCGGGGTAGGCAGCAGGGAGAGCAGGGCGTCTGCATCTGCACCTTCGCAGTGCGCCGCCAGCAGGCTGCGTATGCGCGTGGCGGTTACGGGGCCAAGCCCCGGAGAAACGGCCAGTATGCGACGGGCAAGGGCCGCTCCTTGCGGCAACGCTGTGCGCAGGTGACGGCGGATGGCCCAAAGGGCCGAAACCGTATCCGTGCCGGTGTCGTCTGCGGGAAGGGGTACGACATGCACGGGAATGCCTGCCCTAAGGAAGGCTTGCTCCCGTCCGGGCAGCACAATGGCCAGCGGGCGCACGGCACCCAAGGCCGCGAGCACGCGCGCGGTATGGGCCGCAAGGGCAGGGCCAAGCGGGGACTGCTCGAACAGAAAGCGTTCTGCGGCGCTGGCGTGGCAGGCGAGAATGCAGGCATCCATCATAGCGGAATCCCGAAATCATACAGGTTTGCGGCAACAGCGCTGTGCGCAAGGGCAAGGTCGTGTTCCGTGTCGATATCTATCAGTTCCAGCGGGTTGGAGACGAATTCCATGTGCTTGTGCGTAATGTGCGCGGGAAAGACGTTGCGGCCCGAAAAGTGGCCCAGCGGTTTGAAAAAGGTCTGCTCCGGGTCATGCAGGTGTACACGGCGTGGGGGGGACTTGGGGGCATGCCCCTGTGCTGTACCCGTTTGCGCCGCACTGTCTGCATGGTTGGTCCCATGGGCAGCTTTCGCACTGCCCATGCCTCCTTCATCAGCCGCATCAGTCGTATCATCTGCATCAGCTGCATCATTCCCATCAGTCCTGCCATTCTTGCCGCTCTTGGAGGCGTCTTCAGTATCCGCGTCACAGGGGCGGAACAGCGCCGTGCGGGAGGTGGGCGTGCGGAAGGCGGATTGCACAGAACCGCATTGCTGCGTCAAGGACACCAACCGCGCTAGATGGTCCCTGTTGCGGAACGGGTTGGTGGGGGCAAGGGTGATGATGGTTCTGACCGGGTACTCCTCATCCACCAGGTGACGCAGCAGATAAAAATAGGCCCAGTAGGAGCTGCACCGGGCGGTGGCAAATTCCGCCGGTCTGAGGAACGGAACCTCCGCCCCGTAGTGGCGTGCGATTTCGGCGTAGCGGGGGCTGTCTGTGTTCACGACAACCCTGTCCACTCCGGGCAGGGCACGGGCGATGAGGATGCTGTACGCCATGAGGGGCAGGCCGCAGACCTCGCGGATATTCTTGTCCGCCACCCGCGTGGAGCCTGCGCGGGCGGGAATCTGAACCACGGTTTTCGACAGGCCGCCGGAGAACCGGGCACGCCAGTCCGTGAGCGGCATTTCCGTGTTGCGGAAGTAGTGGTTCACCACCTCCTGCTGGCGTCGTTTCATATCTGACATGCGGCTACCTGTGACTACCTATGGCTATCTGCGGCTGCCTGTGGTTGTGGCGGGCGCGGGGAAAAGGCGCGTGCCCGTAGGTGTTGCGTCTGCTGCCCGTGCATATGTCCTCGGCGTCCGTTCTTCGTGCATTTGGCCTTCGCATCTGGTTTTTGCGTCAGGCTTTCGCGTCTGGCTTTCGCATTTGGCCTTCGCGTCTGGTCGGGGTCGCTGCCGTGGCCTTCCTGTGAACCGGTTCGTCCCGGAAGCGTTCAGAGTGTTCAGGGCGTTGCCGTCCTTTCAGAAAGCAGCGCATCAAAATAGGCTATGGTCCTGTCCAGTCCGGCCTCCAGTTGCACAGAGGGGAACCAGTCCAGTTTTTCCTGCGCAAGGGCGATATCCGGCTTGCGCTGCATGGGATCATTGACCGGCAGCGGCCTGAATTCTATGGACGAGGCACTGCCCACCTTGGCTATGACCGTGCGGGCAAGCTCCAGAATGCTGAATTCCACAGGATTCCCCAGATTCACGGGGCCGGTAAAGCCATCGGGCGTGTGTTCCATCATGCGGATGAAACCTTCGATCATGTCGTCAACGTAGCAGAAGGAACGTGTCTGGGAACCGTCTCCGTAGATGGTGAGGTTTTCCCCTTTAAGCGCCTGCACGATGAAATTGGAAACCACGCGCCCGTCGTCCGGGTGCATGCGTGGGCCGTAAGTGTTGAAGATGCGCACCACCTTTATGTCCAGCCCGTACTGGCGGTGATAGTCGAAGAACAGCGTCTCCGCGCAGCGTTTGCCCTCGTCATAGCAGGCGCGCGGGCCTATGGGGTTCACGTTGCCCCAGTAGGATTCCGTCTGCGGGTGCATGGCGGGGTCGCCGTATACCTCCGAGGTGGATGCCTGAAAGATGCGCGCGCCGGTGCGCTTGGCAAGCCCCAGCATGTTAATGGCACCGTGGACCGAGGTTTTAACCGTCTGCACGGGGTCGTACTGATAGTGCACGGGCGAAGCGGGGCAGGCCAGATTGTAGATTTCGTCCACCTCCACATAGAGGGGAAAGGTGACATCGTGTCGCAGCACCTCGAAATAGGGGTTCTCCAGCAGGTGGATGATGTTTGGCTTGTTCCCTGTAAAAAAATTGTCCACGCACAGCACGTCGTGACCTGCCTCCAGCAGGCGTTCGCACAGGTGGGAGCCGAGAAAGCCCGCGCCGCCGGTGATGAGAATGCGTTTTCTGTTCATGGCCTTTCCTGTTGAATGGGGGGATACGCCTCGTCCGTGTGGTTCCCTGTCGTGCCTGTTTCAGTCGTGTCGCGGGCCAGTATTTCCCGTTCTGCTTCCCGCGAAAGGCGTACCTGTGCGCGCTGCTGCACCATGCGTTCCCCATGGAGCAGATCCGGCAGGGCAAGGGCGAAGAATCTGTGCGCCCCCTCAAGGGCCAGTTCCTTCTGCCGCACCACCGATGCAGGATCGTGCGCCAGCAGGGTGTATGCCTCGTCCAGATGGTGCACCATGCGGGCGCAGGACCAGCGGTTTTCCATAAAGGCGCGGCCCGCCGCACCTACTTCTTCCGCTTCTTCCGGGTGGGTGAGCAGGTGGCGTAGCACGGGGGCGGCGTCTTCCAGCCGTATGTTGACAAACGGCACCTCCGCAGTGCCCGAAAAATGTTCAAAGACACGGCGGGTGCGGTCGTCCAGATGGGTGAGCACGGGCTTGCCCTGACTCAGCCCTTCCAGCCCCGTGAGGTGGTAGCTGCCCGTGACCATGTCGTCCGCCACCACGCGTGAATCCCGCTTGAGGGCAAGGGTGCGCAGAAGCGGCGTTTTGTGCGCCAGCGCCCATGTGCCCCCGGTGTGCCTGCACACCTGCGTGATCATCTCCAGCATCTGCGGTGCAGCCTTGGTGTTCCAGCGGCAGTCCCACGCCCCGCGCAGGTTGGTGGGGCTGCAAAACACATGGAACCGTGGCGCACGTTGCGTCTCCCCGGCGGCAAAGGGCAGATAGGCGGGGTGTGTTTCCGGAACAAAGTTGGGCACCACGCGGGAGCGGGGGTAATAGCGTTCCTGAAACTGGGCGATGACCAGTGAGGGAATGCGCTGCTCCAGCAGGGTTTGCGGCGATATGCCCATGCGCCCTGCCACCAGTTCGGGGTGACTGTGAAAATGGCGGATGAACAGGGTGCCCCTGGCAGCCAGCGCGCGGAAGCGGATGGGGGCAAAGTGGGGGCTGTCCATGTCCAGATAGTTGTGAAAGTGGATGATGTCCGCCTGCTCCGCCAGTTCAATCGCCCGTTCCGGCTGCTCGGCAAAGACCACGTCCTGCCCGAAGTCCTCGGTGCCGTAGCGGCACAGGTCTATGAGCCGCGCCGAGTGGCCGGTGTGGGCGTTAATGGCCTGCACCAAACGCAGGGGGGCACCTGCGAGAGGGGTGACGGCAAAGTGGACAATCCGCATGGCGTGTTGCCTCCGTCAGGCTGCGCCGTTCAGGCGCATGGCCAGCATTTCCGGCAGAATCTGTTCGTCCTTGGACACATCACGGGTAAGGGTGTTGCCGATAACATTATCCCATGTATCCGGGCCAAGGCCGGTGCCGGGGCTTTTTACGGCAAGGTCCGCCTCGGTGACCACCGTGCCCGCAGGCAGGTCGCGGGCCGCCACAATGGATTTGCGCAGCTTGCAGGCGGCCTCCGCCTCGCCGGGGAAGATGCGTTTTTCCGTGCCCTGCATGGCGCTTTCCACCTCTCTGATCATGCGCACCAGTTCGGCCAGTTGCGCCGGTTCCAGCGAAACCTGATGGTCCGTGCCGCGCATGGTTCTGTCCAGTGTGATGTGGCGTTCCACCAGCACTGCCCCCAGCGCCACGGCGGCAAGGGTGGGGGCTATGCCCCGCTCGTGTCCGGAATAGCCCGTGGGCAGTCCGTAGCGTGTGCGCAGCGAGTGCATGACAGGCAGGCATATCTGGTCTTCCGGGCAGGGGTAGGAAGAGTTGCAGTGCAGCACGATGATGTTGTCGTGGTAGCGGCGCAGTTCCGCCACGGCGCGGTCGGTCTGGGCAAGGCTGCTCATGCCCGTGGAAAGGACCACCGGGGTGTTCATCTCGCCGCAACGACGCAGGTAGGGCGTGTTCACCAGATCGGCGGAGCATATTTTGATGAGTTCCGGGCG
This region of Desulfovibrio psychrotolerans genomic DNA includes:
- a CDS encoding acylneuraminate cytidylyltransferase family protein, encoding MSDMKRRQQEVVNHYFRNTEMPLTDWRARFSGGLSKTVVQIPARAGSTRVADKNIREVCGLPLMAYSILIARALPGVDRVVVNTDSPRYAEIARHYGAEVPFLRPAEFATARCSSYWAYFYLLRHLVDEEYPVRTIITLAPTNPFRNRDHLARLVSLTQQCGSVQSAFRTPTSRTALFRPCDADTEDASKSGKNGRTDGNDAADADDTTDAADEGGMGSAKAAHGTNHADSAAQTGTAQGHAPKSPPRRVHLHDPEQTFFKPLGHFSGRNVFPAHITHKHMEFVSNPLELIDIDTEHDLALAHSAVAANLYDFGIPL
- a CDS encoding UDP-glucuronic acid decarboxylase family protein, which codes for MNRKRILITGGAGFLGSHLCERLLEAGHDVLCVDNFFTGNKPNIIHLLENPYFEVLRHDVTFPLYVEVDEIYNLACPASPVHYQYDPVQTVKTSVHGAINMLGLAKRTGARIFQASTSEVYGDPAMHPQTESYWGNVNPIGPRACYDEGKRCAETLFFDYHRQYGLDIKVVRIFNTYGPRMHPDDGRVVSNFIVQALKGENLTIYGDGSQTRSFCYVDDMIEGFIRMMEHTPDGFTGPVNLGNPVEFSILELARTVIAKVGSASSIEFRPLPVNDPMQRKPDIALAQEKLDWFPSVQLEAGLDRTIAYFDALLSERTATP
- a CDS encoding glycosyltransferase family 2 protein translates to MPDTIPKSALAPSRFHVVIPCYNCERYIDICLDSLRNQAFTQWTALVADDASQDRTARLASRHAADDPRITVHSGFQRAWLMGNTLATLRSLHLAPSDVVAVLDGDDFIRPDCLQRLWDAHQQGYDIVYTDETIERQKHSIGGPLLRGVPVREQAWCFSQLRSFKAYLFGLLDDATFRDESGRYFRAAGDLSLYLPMAELAGPDKVHFIPERLYFYRVHDQCNSAVMRHEQLCNNRYIRSRPALARQTTHFDFRLRLNGHQQPPASQHTPDLWSQLSELIQNEVLHQHSTIELPVTLEKSDLPRLGPAVRALLPQPYTIAVEHIILPEERDAWRAYHGLWIGEGVFLMGVPASTM
- a CDS encoding N-acetylneuraminate synthase family protein, encoding MRCPVNTCVTLRSGRAIGRGLPCFIVAEVGNNHQGSLSLARSMVEEAARAGADAVKFQKRSTAALLTEAGMRAPYSGPNSFGPTYGEHREALELSMHDMAELKAFAESLGMVFFASAWDMDSLEAMHTLRPELIKICSADLVNTPYLRRCGEMNTPVVLSTGMSSLAQTDRAVAELRRYHDNIIVLHCNSSYPCPEDQICLPVMHSLRTRYGLPTGYSGHERGIAPTLAAVALGAVLVERHITLDRTMRGTDHQVSLEPAQLAELVRMIREVESAMQGTEKRIFPGEAEAACKLRKSIVAARDLPAGTVVTEADLAVKSPGTGLGPDTWDNVIGNTLTRDVSKDEQILPEMLAMRLNGAA
- a CDS encoding glycosyltransferase; translated protein: MTETAHAPRTAPQAESAAGRVSGAALRICLAHPNPGPECETFIRAHIRGLSGVHAVLHGGHMALRDTADNVLHPGLPQEPAQLFSPSGKAETQTHGQAAMNMARFLRSGRTDVVLAQYGPTGVALLPACREAQIPLVAHFHGYDASLCPVLAKYAAGYAALFEHAAAVIAVSQEMRQDLLRLGAPEDRLHVIPYGVDASMFTAASPQDAPPRFVSVGRFVDKKAPETVLAAFAAVHADIPDATLVMLGDGVLRPACIRLAACLGVAHAVSFPGAVSHDEVAQAMRGARCFVQHSVTAPTGDKEGTPNAVLEAAASGLPVVATYHAGIREAVVHEHTGLLCHEHDAATMADHMRRMARSPALAAALGAAGRAHVQACYDRERQLAALTQVLQAAVQETPR
- a CDS encoding glycosyltransferase family protein, with the protein product MRIVHFAVTPLAGAPLRLVQAINAHTGHSARLIDLCRYGTEDFGQDVVFAEQPERAIELAEQADIIHFHNYLDMDSPHFAPIRFRALAARGTLFIRHFHSHPELVAGRMGISPQTLLEQRIPSLVIAQFQERYYPRSRVVPNFVPETHPAYLPFAAGETQRAPRFHVFCSPTNLRGAWDCRWNTKAAPQMLEMITQVCRHTGGTWALAHKTPLLRTLALKRDSRVVADDMVTGSYHLTGLEGLSQGKPVLTHLDDRTRRVFEHFSGTAEVPFVNIRLEDAAPVLRHLLTHPEEAEEVGAAGRAFMENRWSCARMVHHLDEAYTLLAHDPASVVRQKELALEGAHRFFALALPDLLHGERMVQQRAQVRLSREAEREILARDTTETGTTGNHTDEAYPPIQQERP
- a CDS encoding glycosyltransferase, yielding MKALFCTYDRPGYVGGPNAGLRRLLPALRERGIEAECLLLTFGDVRACPTLNALHRSGVPCQHAPYHATTEERVRWILSAVQQRPPAVFVPNIVPAAYYAAMHLKRRGIRCIGVLRSDDGFHRQLAQLFLRTSQERAMDAWVAVSDHLKRMVEQHTPCVVQIPSSAVFPHDDFLPRMHPDQPLRILYSGRLADTQKRISLVTRSLCRLTHTLPDTQATIAGNGPQRAEVEAILAAHPNARVTLLPPQDSANMPALLRTHHAVLLMSEYEGMPLCLLEGMAHGLVPLSTPVESGVPELIRHGETGFLLHEPERDLEEAARALRDPHTFARLSRNARDLVRERFSPDACADAWAHLIATQGASARPQPVRMPVRLCLPPSVGIREDDRATPFRALTAAAASLLPPHHPFLRPRCRPGFVDLYTVRRSILAALTHTLPQFRGTVVDMGAGCAPYRTLFLDAPAVTRYLTADMPQGGYGPQDMPHDAPPPWDMPWDGRTLPMEPGKAGAVVLTEVLEHCPDPARVLAEAHRVLTPGGLIFLTVPFLWPLHDVPCDAYRYTPWTLERLLQSTGFADVQVRPLGGFDAAMAQMLGLYIRRRSLQSGYLRVLRPLLSFAAAPVVRLLTAQDNPPSHFHEGLMCSGLWATARKPSFAPHADAGTPAPEARHGERGCASPLPDACTPAAPEQS